Below is a genomic region from Periplaneta americana isolate PAMFEO1 chromosome 7, P.americana_PAMFEO1_priV1, whole genome shotgun sequence.
ctaactttaagacttTTTGACAGtaggctggatgataaaatcatctcaaccgaataataacaggcatttcccatatttattctgtgtttaatttcctcccgagtatcatttatatttgttactgttgttcccaggtatttgaatttttccacctcttcaaaggataaatttccaatttttatatttccatttcgtacaatattcccgtcacgagacataatcatatactttgtgttttcgggatttacttccaaatctatctctctacttgcttcaagtaaaattcccgtgttttccctaatcgtttgtggattttgtctaacatattcacgtcatccgcatagacaagcagctgatgtaacccgttcaattccaaaccctctcttgtatattcttatgggggaatggtgtacttttgacaattacattttttgatgtggcaaagttgactaacctaactccattatcatgactagttacgtgtaggctctcttttccagtagtcggtttaaaaatatcctcccgtcctaccaCTAAAGGGGCTTTCACACCAAAATGACAAATGGCATGAAGGTTTCAGACCAAAGTGGCAGTTGTCAGTGACAAATGTTTTCTTTTGCTTATTTCTCAGTTCTGAAAATGTCTTCTGACAATGATGTTGATATAATTATTGCTTTGACCGCAGTTGTGATCACCAGAAGAAGACGTAAGAGGAGATATTGAGTACCAGTACATCCATATCATAGAGGCAATGTGGATGTGCACAGCATTTACGGCAACTAGAGATACATTCAGAGAAATTTCACGAGTTTTACAGTGGACTTTGGTGTTTGATTTCATGGCTTCAATTTGTATCAAAATTTCTCTGCCTTCCCCTGTATTATTCTTAGTACCACTATTTGTGTAGGAAAATTATTGAGCCACATGGTTCCATGGTCTCTAAGTTGCACTTTCACTGTTTACCAGCTGAATTATCGACTTCCAACATTCAGCCCATAGGATAGTCACAAAAGAATCTCTTGGACTATCGCTCATCATTACcactaattgttattacattaaaaaagGGCAAAGATAACCCCTTTACAGGCCATGAAGGCGCATGGGAGCATAGATGCCACTTTTTCTTAAGTCCAGCCATTATCTGAGAACTGTTTGATTTTCTGACTCAGtgtcacttttcttttaaatagtcAATGATGTGTTGCTTCTTCACTGAAGTCtacagcattttttttaataactagGGAAAAGTTTTGCTCCAGTCACTCAATTTGGGTGTCCGGTTCTGAATCTTGGTAATATTGTTTGCTTATTTCTCGTTAGAGTTTTACCGTCTGATCTGTttgggtgtggataatattaatttattattataaaactattttgatagtaggaaaattttattgctggttatattatgattaaaagatggttGTTTCCATattgacaatcaacaatgcataatctgaaaggacaaatgaatatcgtagatgattaaaatggctactacaaatcacaGCGGGCACAAATCTCTGATAtgttaaatttgagagtgttaaaagagttcaaagggaatttcgacgtgagtatggtgttcgtaatgtacctaaatacgattccataatgttgtggtatcgaacatttgtagaaacaggttctgtgttaaaaaaaaaaaacatgtaagatgtcgcaggcgaaacccagtacgagaagcagttatctcttggcttggccgccaaactctccagatctaacccctcctgacttcttcgtgtggggttttgttaaagacattggaacccaggaacattgatgatctgacagtaaaaattactcaagcttttcaacaaatcacccctcttatgttacaacggacatgggctgaatcgCATCATccttatgagttgtgcagggtgcgcaatgagggtcatgttgagctctgaggaatctcccatctttcagtgttgtatgcacaaagtttcaacaaataaagttcagtagtaaatgttttacggtgtttttattttatctatcaccaaacggatcaccctgtatttatggATTGCATTGTACCAGTCATATTTGGACgaactttgaatttttttctgagaTAATCACCTAAACGACTCCCACAATCCAGAATACTAAATCTGAAAAGTATGTACTTCATGTCAGGAGGCAGCTTAAAGGCTAGTCAGAGGAGAGGAGCATTTTTCAgcattttattatgaataaacttTGTATTTTAATGTGGTGTTCTCCTTTGGAAAGTTCTAGAGCAATAGGATGATGGTAATGTACAGTTTTtcacatttgaattttaaaattcatttttctcatatatttttttcagcattttcttgCATTCAAAATACACTACGTGATACAGTTTTAATTGTCTTGAAATTTTCAGGAATTGTGTACAAATACTGAACTAAAAATCTGATTTGGGCTTTTTTTCATAGTGCTAATAAATgatcatataatttaaaaaaaaatctttggcaGGTAGTATAtagaatgcgaaaaaaaaaaaaaaaaaaaaaaaacatatcattatttaaaaaatctttaattgaaaaataacaacagtttcataaaaactccaaatcagtttttttttttttaatattggtcttGTGaggcaaatattaaatttatagataGCAATTTGAAACCGTTCATTGCATAGTGCAATTtgatgaaatataaatttggtgattaaaaatgtaattaaaagctAATATCTCAGGAGTGATATATTATACAGCAATTTGGTGTGTGTTGTATTAACAACGCATTTTTATGATCTTGTAAAAATTTGAAGTTCAtagtgatcctagtggctagcaattAGCAAGTTCAACTGTCAATGGATGCATaatccctacgtattgagcttcgtgactatatgtactagactatggtattaATACTGTAGCAGATTGTAACTTCTATTTGTAACATAACcatttaaaattcaattaatcCTTCACTTTTGGTAACTGGTGTTGCTCGGGAGGTAAGTGTGTTGCCAGCTGTCCAAAGCTGGGCCCAATGTGAAGGTTCAATAATTGTACTTTCACATTGGGCCCAGTAGGAATTATTCCTACTAGGGTTAATTAATTAGTTGGATTTTTTCTTCAATGTTTTCTCtggctgtaaggcgaatgttgggCAAATACCATCTAGTTGAAATTATTTCCATCGAAGAAATGAATATAACAtgtaacctagtagctgatatagcgtcattaaataatggATTAAAAAATTCCTTTTGGTTGTCCAGTATGctgatttatatattttgaaactatagttATTTAAAAGCAGCGCCGTTATTCGTTCACAGTGTTGGCAGCTTTATTGCAGGATAATAATGAAATTCCCTAACATTTTTATGAATTCGCCTAAAAATGGAAATATCCCAACGAATCTCTTCTGGCATTCGAATCGCAACGAATCGTGGTGGTTATACTCGATTTATATCGATCTGTGATTTATGAATGAGTGAAATGACAAACGAATGGGCATAGCCGCAGAGTGGGTACAAGGACCGGAGAGGTTATGATACTTGTGATTACAACAAATTGTAAAGgcaatgtaaaaattttaatactgTAACAGCTGTTATCTACAGAATACGGTGAGAAAATATACATAGAAAGAACCATATTGATGAATTTACGAAACATGAATTGTTTTATATCATTGTGTAAATATCGTATTTTTCCCCATCTGACATTTGGAACTGTGAATTACAGAAATGTAATATATTGCAAAAATTTTGTGAACGAATTTTACCGTTCTCCCACGAAAGTTATGTACTACAGAAATATGACATATTGTGTGGGAAATGTGAACAAAATCAAAGAAGTGCCAACATTTTCTAAAGGTTTTCTGAGTACATCTGCCCTTAATGTGAATACGAATGTAGCAAAGGACGTGATAATATACCGTTACGAAAATCCGAAATTTTTTCGGATAGTTAATATTTTTGCATTGTGTCAGTTTGGTTTCTGGACTTATCTTGCTCATTTTGCTTTCACTTCATTGAGAGATGCACCTGTACCGAAGGACAGAGATGATCTTCCATGGTGGAGAAGAATTAATTTTGGAGAAAATAAGTACAGAAACGGTTTGTCAATTATAAGTTTCTTAATAGGTAAGTATTTCCTAAgtgtattaatacagtaataaaaatgtaCAACATGAAATAACTAGTCATTTCACTTAGGCCTAGAGTTAACTAGGCATATTTACATCGTAAAATTCGTAGCgtaacttttattgttattacaatgCGACAACGTAAATtaaacttataaaatattttctttctaaaGGATATGGTATTCTGACATCAGCATGGTTATTCACTCTGAAGTCCGTTCGGTTCCTCATACTAAGGAAAGGTGGAGATCAATTGACATTTGTAACTTACACGCCATTTGGAAAGAATAGAATGTTGACCGTTCCAGTGAATAAGGTAAACCTAAAGTACACATTCGAGCTTTCTCTTATATATTTGAAATTAGCCATTTAAGTTTTGTTCTTTTTGTTTGTAAGTGTACCAGTAATTAGCCATTTCTTTTAAACGTTGAAATTATTGGACACtatttaattttcctttgttcatattattaaattgtaagtTTCCGTATAGCCTACTTACTATCTCAGcgataaatttcaataaataaattatgctaCCAAAAATGGGTATAACCCATTTGTCTCTTCACGAAGGCTGCACGAAAACATATTGTTCATACTACTCAAAATAAGAAATTCAGTTCCAGGagtgaaataaatattctacctaatgaattctattgtattgtattgtatttattaacattccatggtattcatacatgcttacagctagaatatggaacaagtcaaaaaacttaatactattataaaatcttaatttatagtcacagtctagatgaaatatatacagacgagatttacaatatagtctactggtacaacacaaagttttagtatcaatttcatgaagtgttattgaatatcatgaattcacctacagaatagaaggcgtgagaaattaggtacttctttaatttggccctaaataattttatgttttgagtttcattttttatatcgatagggaggctattaacaatttttactgccatataacgcactactttttgatagcacgatagacttgccgatggagtataaaagtcatttttttgacgtgtatttatgctatgaactgttgaattagttacaaagttttcacgattacatacgaggaagactattaatgaaaagatatactgacaagccatgggcattatttgtagtttctaTTTGATTCAATTGAACACaccgctttctgctatcttccatttaaatacactgtgaagagaaattctgtttgtTTCAATTCCACTAAATGGGAATGGGCCTTTACACTTCCTCAGCAGGCTCTTGTGTATATAGGCTTCTCACACCACAGTAACTCTTCTGCACTCTATTGACCCCAATTGCTGATAGACTGCAAGACATCCAGTAGCGATGTCTGTTCTGGAATCTTTTTTTAAAAGTCACTTAGATACACTTGTGTTATTTTGTGTTTCCCTATACCCCACGATGTTTGTACTGCGGCAGATATAAACAGAGAGTGAATCTGGTGTGCAGTAAGTGTTAATAGTCTTGGTGTCATGTATTAGCTTGGAGCTTATCAGCAAGAAAGGTTACCTACATGCAGATGCTGAACAATGTGACATTTCAATTTCGATCTGTTGTATGCTATGGCTCGAAAATGGGGCATTGTAAATCATAGGTCTCCAGTTCAAATTCGCTTGTCTTATAATTCCTTattagggtgcgtcagaaagaacggatggatttcacagggcaagaaaattgtaaggattcatcaaatcaaaaatttattgttatcaacagaccaccaatacatgcagtttatttatggtatacaacatcatccatatgatg
It encodes:
- the LOC138703782 gene encoding transmembrane protein 223, which gives rise to MNLRNMNCFISLCKYRIFPHLTFGTVNYRNVIYCKNFVNEFYRSPTKVMYYRNMTYCVGNVNKIKEVPTFSKGFLSTSALNVNTNVAKDVIIYRYENPKFFRIVNIFALCQFGFWTYLAHFAFTSLRDAPVPKDRDDLPWWRRINFGENKYRNGLSIISFLIGYGILTSAWLFTLKSVRFLILRKGGDQLTFVTYTPFGKNRMLTVPVNKVSSQESRQNARVQLPIKVKNHRLFYVLDMKGQFTNPKLFDHTAGLRREWKT